In Labilibaculum sp. DW002, one DNA window encodes the following:
- a CDS encoding DEAD/DEAH box helicase, with protein sequence MKFSEFNFTPELMDGLNAMGFETPSPVQELAIPQIIADKDLICCAQTGTGKTAAYLLPVMDKIQKNKIDGFSTLILVPTRELAMQIDQQMEGFGYFVSITSLSVYGGGDSSVWDQQKKGLIEGADVVIATPGRMISHLNLGYVNTTKLKHLILDEADRMLDMGFYEDLMQIVNHLPKERQNLMFSATMPSNIRKLAGTMMNDPESINIAISKPAAGVLQAAYMVYPEQKIPLIINLLAEKDIKSVIIFSSTKLNVKAITKDLKKHKFKAAGIQSDLEQNEREEVLRDFKNRKHQILVATDIIARGIDIDSIDLVINFDVPRDAEDYVHRVGRTARAETEGVALTFITPKDQIDFKKIEDLIESEVYKIPVPAELGEAPEYNPKSRPTGKRKFVKKKNFKKK encoded by the coding sequence TTGAAGTTTTCTGAATTTAACTTTACTCCTGAATTAATGGATGGGCTTAATGCCATGGGATTTGAAACTCCTTCTCCAGTTCAGGAACTTGCTATACCTCAAATAATTGCAGATAAGGATTTGATTTGCTGCGCACAAACAGGAACGGGTAAAACCGCGGCCTACTTGTTACCAGTAATGGATAAAATACAAAAGAATAAAATTGATGGTTTTAGTACCTTAATTTTAGTTCCAACTAGAGAACTTGCCATGCAAATTGATCAGCAAATGGAAGGCTTTGGATATTTTGTATCGATTACTTCTCTTTCGGTTTACGGTGGAGGTGATTCCTCTGTTTGGGATCAGCAGAAAAAGGGATTAATTGAAGGTGCTGATGTGGTAATTGCTACTCCAGGACGAATGATTTCTCACCTGAATTTAGGCTATGTAAATACGACTAAATTAAAGCATCTTATTTTAGATGAGGCGGACAGAATGTTGGATATGGGATTTTATGAAGATTTAATGCAAATCGTTAATCACCTGCCAAAAGAACGTCAGAATTTAATGTTCTCGGCTACCATGCCATCAAATATTCGTAAGCTGGCAGGAACCATGATGAATGATCCTGAAAGTATTAATATTGCGATTTCGAAACCTGCGGCAGGAGTATTGCAAGCAGCATACATGGTGTATCCAGAACAAAAGATTCCTTTAATTATTAATTTGTTAGCAGAAAAGGATATCAAAAGTGTTATTATTTTTTCTTCTACCAAGTTGAATGTAAAAGCAATTACCAAAGATTTAAAAAAGCATAAATTTAAAGCAGCGGGAATACAATCTGATTTGGAACAGAATGAGCGTGAGGAAGTTCTTCGTGATTTCAAAAATAGAAAACATCAGATTTTGGTCGCTACCGACATTATTGCCCGTGGTATTGATATCGACTCGATTGATTTGGTAATTAACTTTGATGTACCACGCGATGCGGAAGATTACGTACACAGAGTTGGTAGAACAGCCAGAGCAGAGACTGAAGGTGTTGCCTTAACGTTTATTACGCCAAAAGATCAGATCGATTTTAAGAAAATTGAAGATTTAATAGAATCTGAAGTATATAAAATTCCTGTACCAGCAGAATTGGGTGAAGCGCCGGAATACAATCCGAAAAGCAGACCAACTGGGAAGAGGAAGTTTGTAAAGAAAAAGAATTTCAAAAAGAAATAG
- a CDS encoding class I SAM-dependent rRNA methyltransferase codes for MINYPKVILKQGKENSIKRFHPWVFSGAVARVDEGLEEGDLVSVYTAKEEFLAIGHIAIGSIVVRIISFEEIEINLDFWKNKFESACNMRKAIGLYGVANNNVCRLVHGEGDSLPGLIVDYYAGTAVIQAHSVGMYLHRGEIAEALKEVLGDDLIAVYDKSEGTIPFKSGIEPTNEYLLGETKDFTAIENGLKFKVDWLEGQKTGFFIDQRENRSLLERYSKGRSVLNMFCYTGGFSFYAMRGGANLVHSVDASARAIEVTNENVELNFPGDKRHEAFATDAFKYLDDSDQKYDLIVLDPPAFAKHKKVLSNALKGYKRLNLKGFQAIKKGGIMFTFSCSQAVSKEDFRKAVFIAAANAGRRVRILHQLNQPADHPVNIFHPEGDYLKGLVLYVE; via the coding sequence ATGATAAATTATCCAAAAGTAATCCTGAAGCAAGGGAAAGAGAACTCGATTAAGCGTTTTCATCCTTGGGTATTTTCCGGAGCTGTTGCTCGCGTTGATGAAGGTTTAGAAGAAGGAGATTTGGTATCGGTTTATACTGCAAAAGAAGAATTTTTAGCGATTGGACACATCGCAATTGGTTCAATTGTTGTACGAATTATTTCTTTTGAAGAAATAGAAATCAATCTTGATTTTTGGAAAAATAAATTCGAATCTGCATGCAACATGAGAAAAGCAATAGGCTTGTATGGTGTTGCAAACAATAATGTGTGTCGATTAGTACATGGTGAAGGAGATAGCTTGCCAGGTTTAATTGTCGATTATTATGCTGGAACGGCAGTTATTCAAGCTCACTCAGTGGGAATGTATCTGCATCGTGGTGAAATTGCTGAAGCTCTAAAAGAAGTTTTAGGTGATGACTTGATTGCAGTTTACGATAAATCGGAAGGAACGATTCCATTTAAATCAGGAATAGAGCCAACTAACGAATACCTATTAGGAGAGACTAAAGATTTTACTGCTATAGAAAATGGCTTGAAATTTAAGGTAGACTGGCTAGAAGGACAAAAAACGGGTTTCTTTATCGACCAACGTGAAAACAGATCTTTATTGGAACGTTATTCAAAAGGACGATCTGTATTGAATATGTTTTGTTATACAGGTGGTTTTTCATTTTATGCCATGCGAGGCGGAGCCAATTTGGTTCATTCAGTAGATGCTTCAGCAAGAGCTATTGAGGTAACAAACGAAAATGTTGAGTTAAACTTCCCTGGTGATAAAAGACACGAAGCATTTGCGACTGATGCGTTTAAATATCTAGATGATTCTGATCAGAAATACGATTTAATTGTTCTGGATCCTCCTGCTTTTGCAAAGCACAAGAAAGTCTTGTCAAATGCACTTAAGGGGTATAAACGATTAAATCTAAAAGGTTTCCAAGCTATAAAAAAGGGTGGAATCATGTTTACTTTCTCTTGCTCGCAAGCTGTTAGTAAAGAGGATTTTAGAAAAGCTGTTTTTATAGCTGCTGCAAATGCAGGACGTCGTGTTCGTATTTTACACCAACTAAATCAACCTGCTGATCATCCTGTGAATATTTTCCATCCTGAAGGGGATTACCTTAAGGGACTGGTATTGTACGTAGAATAG
- a CDS encoding 3'-5' exonuclease, which produces MLSFQKSITKEEINDLPLEAFEGEIILVDQGEELQEAVDYLKQYPILGFDTETRPSFKKGRVNDVALLQLAANSRTFLFRINRIGLPQQLVDLLADPEIIKVGAAIKDDIRGLQDITDFDGNSFLELQQYVSSFGIENFSLKKLAAIVLRIRISKRQQVSNWEAEELSCGQLRYAATDAWVSLKIFEKLKASLK; this is translated from the coding sequence ATGTTATCATTTCAGAAATCAATTACAAAAGAAGAAATAAACGACCTCCCATTAGAAGCTTTCGAAGGTGAAATTATTTTGGTTGATCAGGGAGAGGAGCTTCAAGAGGCTGTTGACTACCTGAAACAATATCCAATTCTTGGATTTGATACTGAAACTCGACCGTCATTTAAAAAAGGAAGAGTAAATGATGTTGCTTTGCTGCAACTAGCTGCAAATTCTAGAACTTTTCTTTTTAGAATTAATAGAATTGGATTGCCTCAGCAATTAGTTGATTTATTGGCCGATCCTGAAATCATAAAAGTTGGTGCAGCTATTAAAGATGATATTCGAGGTTTACAGGATATCACAGATTTTGATGGTAATTCTTTCTTAGAACTTCAACAGTATGTATCAAGTTTTGGGATAGAAAATTTTTCACTTAAGAAATTGGCTGCAATTGTTTTAAGAATTAGAATTTCGAAGCGTCAGCAAGTATCCAATTGGGAAGCTGAAGAATTGAGCTGTGGTCAATTGAGATATGCGGCAACTGATGCATGGGTCTCTTTAAAAATATTTGAAAAGTTAAAGGCTTCTTTAAAGTAA
- a CDS encoding DUF5063 domain-containing protein encodes MEEKFDHVVYSKNVIEFVTVANEFCLLLETCAKVSKIEFVETAQKLLPLIYLKACLLPKNESELEEEVEKFVAEADWEFIHSSVQTKMGAHDQYLEVFEQDMEYSETPVVASISENFADIYQDLKDFLTSYRIGNMDVMNEALWDLNNNFYQNWGQNLVNSLRTIHNLVARQENFDEDIDPSDASNLDEIDLSNSIFSQRKKEWGED; translated from the coding sequence ATGGAAGAGAAGTTTGATCATGTCGTTTATTCGAAAAATGTTATTGAGTTTGTTACCGTAGCAAATGAGTTTTGTTTGTTATTAGAAACCTGTGCGAAAGTTTCAAAAATAGAGTTTGTTGAAACGGCACAGAAACTATTACCTCTGATTTATTTAAAGGCATGTTTATTGCCCAAAAATGAAAGTGAATTAGAAGAAGAGGTTGAGAAGTTTGTAGCTGAAGCAGATTGGGAATTTATCCATTCATCAGTGCAAACAAAAATGGGAGCCCACGATCAATATTTAGAAGTTTTCGAGCAAGATATGGAGTACAGTGAAACACCTGTAGTAGCTTCTATTTCTGAGAATTTTGCTGATATTTACCAGGATCTTAAAGATTTCCTTACCTCGTACAGAATTGGAAACATGGATGTAATGAATGAAGCTCTATGGGATCTAAATAATAATTTCTACCAGAATTGGGGACAAAATTTAGTAAATTCGTTGCGTACAATTCATAATTTGGTCGCAAGACAAGAAAATTTTGATGAAGATATTGATCCATCTGATGCCTCAAATTTAGATGAGATTGACTTAAGTAACTCTATTTTTTCGCAGCGAAAAAAAGAGTGGGGAGAAGACTAG
- a CDS encoding RecQ family ATP-dependent DNA helicase, which translates to MDRFNKILKEYWGYEGFRPLQDEIIKSVADGKDTLGLMPTGGGKSLTFQVPTLAMDGLCIVVSPLIALMKDQVLNLKEKGIKAELLYSGLYAREIEIILDKCLFGGIKFLYISPERIRSDVFQKKLKQMNVCLIAIDESHCISQWGYDFRPSYLKIIQLRELLPQVPVLALTATATPEVVDDIQDRLGFAKKNVFRKSFERENLVYLVREIEDKRRYLLKILTKQKGSSVVYVRSRKKCKELSEFLKTNGIKAEFYHAGLDNAVKDMRQERWRDGVVQVMVATNAFGMGIDKSDVRTVVHLDLPDTLEAYFQEAGRAGRDGKRAYAVMLYSNPDKVKLLKRISTTFPEPDLVKRVYQSVGNFLQVAEGAGRDSVFDFDLGLFCQNFKYNVLQAFNSLKILQRAGYLELTDDLEHESRIHFQVERDDLYKFQVSNKDFDAFIKMLLRSYTGLFTDFVPLNIDLLAKRSNTKKEVIANYLKELSKYKVIQYIPRKKTPYLIYTQERLPLNFIKLTKEVYQERKDNLSLKINSVINYAETKTTCRSKFLLEYFGQGNAPKCGFCDICKEAEEKGLTKAEYKEIYEEIISILGTEIVSVTRLIEKSTHSEERVLEVIRFLKDNEEIESLDGNKIRLLSL; encoded by the coding sequence ATGGATCGATTTAATAAGATTCTTAAGGAATATTGGGGATATGAAGGTTTTAGACCTTTACAGGATGAGATTATCAAATCGGTAGCGGATGGGAAAGATACGCTTGGATTGATGCCTACAGGTGGAGGTAAATCTTTGACTTTTCAGGTGCCAACATTGGCTATGGATGGACTTTGTATTGTGGTTTCTCCCTTAATCGCTTTAATGAAGGATCAGGTTTTAAACTTGAAAGAAAAAGGCATTAAAGCTGAACTTTTGTATTCTGGCTTGTATGCTCGAGAGATTGAAATAATCTTAGATAAATGTTTATTTGGCGGGATTAAATTCCTATACATTTCTCCAGAACGAATTCGATCGGATGTTTTTCAGAAGAAATTGAAGCAAATGAATGTTTGCTTAATTGCTATCGATGAGTCACACTGTATCTCTCAATGGGGATACGATTTTCGTCCCTCTTATTTAAAGATTATCCAACTTCGGGAATTGTTGCCTCAAGTTCCTGTTCTTGCTTTAACCGCTACAGCGACGCCCGAAGTTGTTGATGATATTCAGGATCGTTTGGGTTTTGCAAAGAAAAATGTTTTTAGAAAAAGTTTCGAAAGGGAAAATTTAGTGTATTTGGTTCGCGAAATAGAAGACAAAAGACGCTACCTACTAAAGATCTTAACCAAACAAAAAGGAAGTTCTGTTGTATATGTTCGAAGCAGAAAAAAATGCAAAGAGCTGTCTGAGTTTCTGAAAACAAACGGAATTAAAGCCGAGTTTTATCACGCAGGTCTTGATAATGCCGTAAAAGATATGAGGCAGGAAAGATGGCGTGACGGTGTTGTGCAGGTTATGGTAGCTACAAATGCTTTTGGTATGGGAATTGACAAATCAGATGTTCGAACGGTAGTTCATCTTGATTTGCCGGATACACTTGAAGCCTATTTTCAGGAAGCTGGTCGAGCAGGTCGCGATGGAAAACGTGCCTATGCCGTGATGCTTTATTCAAATCCGGATAAGGTGAAATTGTTAAAACGAATTTCTACGACTTTTCCAGAACCAGATTTGGTGAAAAGAGTCTATCAATCGGTTGGGAATTTTTTGCAAGTAGCTGAAGGAGCAGGACGAGATTCTGTTTTTGATTTTGATTTGGGCCTGTTCTGTCAGAATTTTAAGTACAATGTGTTGCAAGCATTCAATAGTCTTAAGATTTTACAAAGAGCAGGCTATCTTGAATTAACAGATGATTTGGAGCATGAATCAAGAATTCATTTTCAGGTTGAAAGAGATGATTTGTACAAGTTTCAAGTAAGCAATAAAGATTTTGATGCATTCATTAAGATGCTTCTTCGATCATATACCGGTTTATTTACTGATTTTGTTCCTTTAAATATTGATTTGCTTGCAAAAAGATCGAATACCAAGAAAGAAGTAATTGCGAATTATCTTAAAGAGCTTTCCAAATATAAGGTGATTCAATACATTCCGCGAAAGAAAACACCTTACCTTATTTATACACAAGAACGCTTACCGCTTAATTTTATCAAATTAACAAAAGAGGTTTATCAGGAAAGGAAAGATAATTTGTCTTTGAAAATTAATTCAGTAATTAATTATGCAGAGACAAAAACAACTTGTCGTTCTAAATTTTTATTGGAGTATTTTGGGCAAGGAAATGCTCCTAAATGTGGTTTCTGTGACATTTGTAAGGAGGCCGAAGAAAAAGGTCTGACAAAGGCCGAGTATAAGGAGATTTATGAAGAAATTATTTCTATTCTTGGGACGGAGATCGTAAGCGTAACGAGGCTAATTGAGAAATCGACACATTCTGAGGAAAGAGTATTAGAAGTGATTCGATTTCTAAAAGATAATGAAGAAATAGAGTCATTAGATGGCAATAAGATTCGTTTACTTTCTCTATAA
- a CDS encoding peptidylprolyl isomerase, translated as MRRVLFYLLIFTCCQSASFGQSNPKDTLFTINDTVYSSEAFLNFCKNEQLADTNIYRLTTKEKLDQFILFHLKVKAAEKNNINKREEVLRDLQIYSDIAFHSFLYPTTITEEQIIEAHERIQHYIKVRHILVKIHGHASPKDTLAAYTEAKKIQKYLVKGKSFGKIAQKHSDDQSVKRNNGEIGYFTAFDMDYSFESAAYKLNLHEYSNPIRTQFGYHIIQVMDKIPNPGSVKIRHILLEYNKRNHLQIKQQIDSIHAILKKENQFEKLAEKHSSDKRSANLGGVLPWFGLFETHPEIERAAFKLKEKNEISNPVKTEFGYHILQLIDRKDYSSLEECREEISRLISQDSRSKTSSGELLSKIKKEYQFKENRELLSNFYSILDYAYADLWQPLFTIGGIEYSQEDFAAYLSQQASKDIYENFIEYINRVYDNFSNNSILAFYKKQLLENNSALKNRIQNYKNKILVKNITKQKVWLPATNSQFNLLKYYHENRSKYDKNVDFESIKFKVVADYKAYLNAIWEEKLRSEYKIKISQSTFNKIAEK; from the coding sequence ATGAGAAGAGTATTATTTTATCTATTGATATTTACTTGTTGCCAATCGGCAAGCTTTGGACAAAGTAATCCGAAGGATACTCTTTTTACAATTAATGATACTGTCTATTCATCAGAAGCGTTTTTAAACTTTTGCAAAAACGAACAATTAGCAGATACAAACATCTATCGATTAACAACAAAGGAAAAGTTAGATCAATTTATTCTATTCCATCTAAAAGTAAAAGCCGCCGAAAAAAACAATATCAACAAACGAGAGGAAGTACTAAGAGATTTGCAAATCTACTCAGACATTGCTTTCCATTCTTTTCTGTATCCGACAACAATTACCGAAGAGCAAATTATTGAGGCGCATGAACGGATTCAACATTATATAAAGGTAAGACACATTTTAGTAAAAATACACGGGCATGCATCCCCTAAAGACACCCTTGCTGCCTATACAGAAGCTAAGAAAATTCAAAAATATCTTGTAAAAGGTAAATCATTCGGGAAAATAGCTCAAAAACATTCTGATGATCAATCGGTAAAAAGAAACAATGGCGAAATTGGATATTTTACAGCATTCGATATGGATTATTCTTTTGAATCTGCTGCTTACAAGCTAAACTTGCATGAATACTCAAACCCAATTAGAACACAGTTTGGTTATCACATCATACAGGTAATGGATAAAATCCCAAATCCTGGCAGCGTAAAAATCAGACACATATTACTTGAGTACAACAAACGGAATCACCTTCAAATAAAACAGCAAATCGATTCGATTCATGCTATACTCAAAAAGGAAAATCAATTTGAAAAATTAGCTGAAAAACACTCCTCTGACAAAAGGTCAGCAAATTTAGGCGGTGTACTACCCTGGTTTGGCTTGTTTGAAACGCATCCGGAAATTGAAAGAGCTGCCTTTAAATTAAAAGAAAAGAATGAAATTTCGAATCCTGTAAAAACAGAATTTGGCTATCATATATTGCAATTAATAGATCGTAAAGATTATTCATCGTTAGAGGAATGCAGAGAAGAAATTAGTCGATTAATTTCGCAGGATAGTCGATCAAAAACTAGCTCAGGTGAACTTCTATCAAAAATTAAGAAGGAATATCAGTTTAAAGAAAATAGAGAATTACTCTCTAACTTCTACTCTATTTTAGATTATGCTTATGCTGATTTATGGCAGCCTTTATTTACCATTGGAGGGATTGAATATTCGCAAGAAGATTTTGCAGCTTACTTAAGCCAACAGGCATCAAAAGATATTTATGAAAATTTCATAGAATACATTAACCGAGTTTACGATAATTTCTCAAACAATAGTATCTTAGCCTTTTACAAAAAACAGTTGCTTGAGAACAATTCTGCCTTGAAAAATCGGATTCAGAATTACAAAAATAAAATACTGGTAAAGAACATTACGAAACAAAAGGTTTGGTTACCTGCGACTAATAGCCAATTCAATTTGCTGAAATATTATCACGAGAACCGAAGCAAATACGATAAAAATGTCGATTTCGAGAGCATAAAATTTAAAGTAGTTGCTGACTACAAAGCGTATTTAAATGCAATTTGGGAAGAAAAATTGCGTTCTGAATACAAAATTAAAATATCACAGTCGACATTTAACAAAATTGCAGAAAAATAA
- a CDS encoding peptidylprolyl isomerase, translating into MHYIFKKFNTLLIMVVIGAFSANAQDNMVDKVIAVVGNQVVLKSDVENRFLSLQNQGYTSGSVDLKSEIFEDLLIEKLMIAQAQVDSIEVTEQEVENDLQRKIEMYIQQVGSKEKLEQYFGKTMLEMKNDLRDDTRDERIKEKMQAEITKNIRITPAEVREFYNTIPTDSLPIIPGEVQVQQIVKNPKISDNEKDRIREKLRSYRDRIMKGESFATLAVLYSEDPGSSQRGGELGFTPRANLVPEFANEAFNLKPGKISKIVESEYGFHIIQLIDRKGERINVRHILLKPRILQTDRTEATNILDSIADNIRNEKIKFEEAAFYYSDDKDTKNNGGLMVNPYTGTSEFEKDNLPPAIAKQINTLKVNEISAAFLDNSQGKELYKIIKIKSETKSHKANLSDDWSQFENMLTNKKQQKILNKWISSRQKSTYVHIDDSYKNGKFRFKGWLK; encoded by the coding sequence ATGCATTACATTTTCAAAAAATTTAATACCCTCTTGATCATGGTTGTGATTGGTGCTTTCTCTGCCAATGCCCAAGATAACATGGTAGATAAAGTTATTGCCGTTGTTGGAAATCAAGTGGTTCTTAAATCGGATGTAGAAAATAGATTTTTAAGCTTACAAAATCAAGGATATACTTCTGGAAGCGTAGATTTAAAATCAGAGATTTTTGAAGACCTTTTGATTGAAAAACTGATGATTGCTCAAGCACAAGTTGATAGTATTGAAGTTACAGAGCAGGAAGTTGAAAACGATCTTCAACGTAAGATTGAGATGTACATTCAGCAAGTTGGTTCTAAAGAGAAACTGGAGCAATATTTTGGTAAAACCATGCTTGAAATGAAAAACGATCTTCGCGATGATACTCGCGACGAGCGTATCAAAGAAAAAATGCAAGCTGAGATAACAAAGAACATCCGCATTACTCCAGCTGAAGTTCGAGAATTTTACAATACAATACCAACTGATAGTTTACCTATTATACCTGGCGAAGTACAAGTTCAACAAATTGTAAAAAATCCAAAAATTTCAGATAATGAGAAGGATCGTATTAGAGAGAAACTAAGAAGCTATCGTGATCGTATTATGAAAGGTGAAAGTTTTGCAACACTTGCTGTACTTTATTCTGAAGATCCAGGTAGTTCTCAACGTGGTGGAGAACTTGGTTTCACACCCAGAGCTAATCTAGTTCCTGAATTTGCGAATGAAGCTTTTAACTTGAAGCCTGGCAAGATCTCTAAAATTGTTGAGTCTGAATATGGTTTCCATATCATTCAACTTATCGATCGTAAAGGTGAGAGAATTAACGTGCGTCATATTCTTCTTAAGCCACGTATCTTGCAAACTGACAGAACAGAAGCAACTAATATCTTAGATAGTATTGCAGATAATATTCGAAATGAGAAAATCAAATTCGAAGAAGCAGCATTCTATTATTCAGATGACAAGGATACTAAAAATAACGGTGGTTTAATGGTGAATCCATACACAGGAACGTCTGAATTTGAAAAAGACAATTTACCTCCTGCTATTGCCAAACAAATTAACACCTTAAAAGTTAATGAGATTTCTGCCGCTTTTCTTGACAATTCTCAAGGTAAAGAGTTATATAAAATTATTAAGATAAAGTCGGAAACGAAATCGCACAAAGCGAACTTGAGCGATGACTGGAGCCAGTTTGAGAACATGCTAACCAATAAGAAACAGCAAAAAATTCTAAACAAATGGATCTCATCGCGACAAAAGAGTACTTACGTTCATATCGACGACTCTTATAAAAACGGTAAATTTAGATTTAAAGGCTGGTTAAAATAA
- a CDS encoding AAA family ATPase: MNFKTEVEAANALQADYQQLTAEIRKKIFGQDDIIKKVLISIFSNGHCLLVGVPGLAKTLLVNTISQVLDLKYQRIQFTPDLMPSDIIGTEILNNDRKFNFIKGPLFANILLADEINRTPPKTQSALLEAMQEKMVTVNGKSYQIEKPFFVLATQNPIEQEGTYPLPEAQLDRFMFSIYLDYPKLEDELTIVENTTSGKEIALEKIISADKILYYQKLIEKVPINRSVLEYAVNLAAKTRPNTEHAHPMANDYINWGAGPRASQYLVIGAKTNALLSGKYSPDIEDVKEVAVSILRHRIMKNYKAEAAGISIEDIITELLK, encoded by the coding sequence ATGAATTTTAAAACTGAAGTAGAAGCTGCAAATGCTTTGCAAGCAGATTACCAACAATTAACTGCTGAAATCAGAAAGAAGATATTTGGTCAGGATGACATCATTAAAAAAGTGCTGATTTCCATTTTTAGCAATGGACATTGCTTACTTGTTGGTGTTCCTGGATTGGCTAAAACACTTCTTGTGAACACCATATCTCAGGTTCTTGATTTAAAATATCAGCGGATTCAATTCACACCAGATTTAATGCCTTCGGATATTATTGGAACTGAAATTTTAAACAACGATAGAAAATTCAATTTTATTAAAGGCCCTTTGTTTGCAAACATTCTTCTTGCTGATGAAATAAACCGTACGCCGCCAAAAACGCAATCGGCATTACTTGAGGCAATGCAAGAAAAAATGGTAACGGTAAATGGCAAAAGCTACCAAATAGAGAAGCCTTTTTTCGTATTGGCAACGCAAAACCCAATCGAACAAGAAGGTACTTATCCGCTACCTGAAGCTCAGCTTGACCGTTTCATGTTTAGTATCTATTTAGATTATCCAAAACTTGAAGATGAACTGACCATTGTTGAGAACACAACTTCTGGCAAAGAAATTGCTCTAGAAAAAATAATATCAGCAGATAAAATTCTTTATTATCAGAAATTAATTGAAAAAGTACCAATTAATAGAAGCGTATTGGAATATGCTGTAAACCTGGCTGCCAAAACAAGGCCAAACACAGAACATGCACATCCAATGGCAAATGATTACATCAATTGGGGAGCTGGACCAAGAGCATCACAATATTTGGTAATTGGGGCAAAAACTAACGCTCTGCTGTCGGGAAAATATTCACCAGATATCGAAGATGTTAAAGAAGTTGCTGTTTCCATACTTAGACATCGAATTATGAAGAATTACAAAGCTGAGGCTGCAGGAATCAGTATTGAAGACATCATTACAGAACTTTTAAAGTAA